From the genome of Hydrogenothermus marinus:
GGAAATTAAAACCTGCATTAAAAGTATTATTTAAGGAAAAAGATATAATTAAAACTATTATAGAAAAAGTTAAATACTATCCTTTCTCAGTAAGAGAAAATAAAAAAAGCTTTACTTTTTATGATTTTGAGAAATTTAGAAAACAAAATATAAACATATATGATTTTTCATACTTTTCCAAAAGAAGTAATAACCTTCAAAACTGGAAAAATAAAAAAGAAGCAGGAGAGCTTTTAAAATGAATATAAAAATGGGTATAGCTAAAGCGGGAATAAAGCCTTCTGGTGATTATGATATTTTAGTATTAAAATTTAAACCTTCTGTTTATTCGGTAGTTTTAACTCAAAATAGTTTAGCAGCAGCACCTGTAATTTATGACAGAATGATAGCCTCTATGACAGATAAAATATCTTCAATAGTTATTAACAGTGGTAATGCAAATGCAGCTACAGGAGAAAAAGGCCTTGAGAATACTGAAAAAATGGCAAACATAGTAGCAGAAAATTTTGATATAGACTCAGAGCAAGTAATGGTTTTTTCAACAGGAATAATAGGTGTTCAACTACCTATGGAAAAAGTAGAAAAAGGAATAAATGAAGCTTGTAATAATATGCAAGATTTAGATTTAAAAAAAGCATCTACTGCCATAATGACAACAGACAGTTTTCCTAAATATTATGAAACAACAGGAGAAATAGATGGTAAGCAGTTTGTTATAAGAGGGATAGCCAAAGGTGCAGGAATGATACATCCTAATATGGCTACTATGCTTGCATATATATTTACAGATGTAAAAATAGATAAATGGTTACTTGATAAAACAACAAAGCTTGTAGCAGAAAGAAGTTTTAACTCAATAGATGTTGATGGATGTGAAAGCACAAACGATAGTTTTTTAGTTGTTGCCACAGGTGAATCAGATGTTGAGATAAATGATACAAATAGAACATATTTTGCAAAAAAACTTTTAGAAGTAGCTACAGAACTTGCAAAAATGATTGTTAAAGATGGAGAAGGAGCAACAAAACTAATACAGATAAATATACATCAAGCAAGAGATAATAAAGAAGCAAAAAAAATAGCAGAAGCTATAGCTCTATCTAATCTATTTAAAACAGCTATGTTTGGAAATGATCCAAACTGGGGAAGAATATTATCAGCAGTAGGACAATTACATTTAGATATAGATTTTAATAAAGTTGATTTATATTTAGGAGAATTTTTACTTTATTCAGGAAAACCAAATCAGTTTGATAGAGAAAAGGCAGTAGAATATCTAAAAATTAATAAAGAAATTACAATTGATTTATATTTTGGTAGAGGCGATGGAAACTGGACATATTATACTTGTGATTTATCTTATAAATATGTAGAAATAAATGCAGAATATACTACCTAGAAAGGTGATTTTATGAAAAAAATATTTTTAATATTGGAGGTTATTCTTTTATTTTCTTTATTAGTTTTACTTTTTTTATCTTTCAATACTGTTAATGAACTTGAAATAAGTTATTCAAAAGAAACAATATCTATATTAAGAGAGTATATATATTTTGCAGGAGGTATTTTAGCTTTAGTTATTTTTGGGAATATTTATATTTTTTATACTGCTATAAAATCAAATTCCAAAAAAGAGTTTTTAGAAAAAAATACAGGATTTTTAACAAAGAATAATTTGAACAAAGATTTAAAAAATTTAAAGAATATAAAAGCTATTCTAATTTTAGAAATTGAAAACTTACTTGAAATTGAAAATACTTATGGAACAGAAGTAGTTGAAACTATTTTATTTCAATTAAATGTAAAATTGAAAAAAATATTACCTTCAGATAGTAGGTTAATAAGATATAGCTGGTCAGAAGTTCTAATACTAATTCCTGAAGTTGAAGATATTTTTATAAGTGATATTTTGGAAAACTTGGAAAAAGTTATAAAGGTTGCAAGATTTTCATATAAGAATATAACATTGAAACTTAATATTTTTATAGGTGTAAATAAAGATGTTCAAAAAACGAAAAATCTTGATGAAGCTATAAAAGATGCCTTTTTTGCTTTAGAAGATGCGAAAAAGAATAATAAAATAATTTCCATTTATGGAAAAGATAAAGCCAATTTACTTCCAAAGCTAATTGAAATTAAAGAATCTATTGATAAAGATAGAATTAATCTACTTTTCCAGCCTATAGTTGATGTAAAAAATAAAAAGATTTTTAAGTATGAGGTTTTATCAAGGATATTAAATTCAAAAGGTGAAGTAATAAGACCTGATATATTTTTAGAGATAATAAAAGGTACTACTATAAATACAGAATTCAACTTGAAAATTTTAGAAAAATCTATTCAATTATTAAAAAAATATGAAAAATTAGAGCTTTCTGTTAATGTTTCACCATCAGATATATTACATGGATATGTTGTTAAATATATTAGAAATATAAATGATAGTTCTGTTTTAAATAGATTAACATTAGAAGTTTTAGAATCTGAAGAAATATATGACTATCAATTATTCAAGGAAAATTTAGATTATATAAAATACGCAGGATGTAAAATAGCTATAGATGATTTTGGTAGTGGTTATTCTAATTTAATGCATATTTTAGAAATAAATCCAGATTATATAAAAATAGATGGAAGTATTATAAAAAATATATTAAAGGATAGGAAGGCATATATTTTAGTTAAAACTATTAAAGATTTTGCAGAAGATACAGATATTAAAGTAGTTGCTGAGTATGTAAGTAATAAAGAAATATTTGAAGTCTTAAATAAACTTAATATACAATATATGCAAGGTTATTTCTTTGGAAAACCTGAAAATATTCCTAAAAATCCTTTTATAAAAAAGCAAACCTATAAAGATAAAAAACCACCTGCTACACCTCAAGATTGGATAGAACTAATTAAATGGAGAGGTGAAGATGACTAAAAATCCAGTAGTTGAAGTTAAAACAGATTTAGGAAGTTTTTATATAGAGCTTTTTCCTGATAAAGCACCTATTACTGTTGAAAACTTTTTAAAATATATAGATGCAGGTTTTTATGATGGGCTTATATTCCATAGAATAATTCCCGGCTTTGTAGTACAAGGTGGTGGATTTGACGAAAATATGAATTACAAAAAACCTTTATATCCACCAATAAAAAATGAAGCAAAAAATGGATTAAGGAATAGCTATGGTACAGTAGCAATGGCAAGAACAACAGAAATAGATAGTGCAACATCTCAGTTTTTTATAAATCTTGCAGAAAATTATCAGTTAGATCATCAAGGAGAAACTCCAGACACATATGGATATGCAGTTTTTGGTAAAGTAATAGAAGGAATGAAAGTAGTTGAATGGATAGCAAGAATTCCAACAACTTCTAAAATGGGTTTTGAAAATGTTCCTATACATCCAGTAAAAATACATTATATAAAAAGGGTAGAAAATAGATGAAGTTACAAAATCTTATATTAAATAAACTTGGAAATAATTTTTCTGTATTAATATCAAATCCTGAAATTCAGATAATGGAAAAGGTTAGATCAGGTGTAAATATAGATAATCAAAATTTATATTTTGAAATAGATGGAATATCTACTATGAATTTTGATAATACTATTCTTCAAATTTATTTAAAACTTTATTCTCCTAAGTTTGAGTATGAAAGTTATATAAAATTTTTTGAAGATGGAAGGATTTTTGCCTTTGCAACAGAAGAATTTATTGGAGATTTTAAAGAGGGAATATTTAGTTTAGAAATGGTAGAAGAAGATCCAGCTATGATTTTTAAACTATCAGGAATAAAACCTACTTATTTTACATTTGAAAAAGAAGATAAGTATAAAGTAAAAATAAAAGAAGAACACCTTATAAAAGGTGTTTTAGAAATTACATATTTTTTAAAAAAATAAACTTCCAACATGATAAACAATAAAAGCTATCATCCAAGCTATAGCAAAGCTATATACTAAAAATAGGGTTGCATATTTTTTATTAAGTTCTTGAGCCATAACTGCAAAGGTAGCAAGACAAGAATTATATAAAAGTATAAGTATCATAAAAGATAATGCTGATAAAGGAGTGAAACTTTCTTTTATTTTTTCTCTTAAACTCTTATTTCCTTGGTTTTCTACATCAAAAGCAGAAATACCAGGTTTTATTACTTCAATAATAGATTGATAAACTGCATTACCTAAATTTTTAATCTGATTTATAGCTTCTTCTTTAAAATTAAAACTTTTATTTTCTTCTTTTTCTTCAGAAGCAGAAAACATAGTTCCCATAGAACTTATTGCAGTCTCTCTTGCTAAAAATGCTGGGATTAAAGATGTAGTAGCTCTCCAATCATTAATACCTATAGGTTCAAATATAGGAGTAATAAACTTACCTATTTTAGCAGCATAACTTTCTGATATATTTTTAGCATTTAAAGGAAGATTAATTAATAACCATACAACAATAGAAATAGCAAAAATTACTGTTCCTGCCTTGTATATAAATCCTTTTGTATGTATCCAAGATACTATAAATAAAGATTTTAAAGGTGGAAGTCTATAAGGAGGAAGTTCCATTGCAAAATGAATAACTTCCCCTTTAAATTTAATAAATTTTAAGATTAAAGCAGTAAAAATTGCTACTATAATACCAGTTAAATAAAAACCAAGAATAACAGTAGCCGGATTATCAAAAAATATAACTGTAAAGAAAGCAAAAACTACAAGTCTTGCAGGACAAGACATAAAAGGAATCATCATAATTACAATAAATTTATCTCTTGGATTTTCAATCATCTTAGCGGACATAATAGCAGGCACATTACAACCAAAACCAAGCATTAAAGGAATTACCATATTCCCATGAAGACCTATTTTTGACATAAATCTATCCATTAATACTGCTATTCTTGGAAGATAACCTGACATTTCTAAAAATGTTATTAAGAAAAATAAAGTTGCTATCAAGGGAACAAATGTTAAAACAAACCCAACACCACCTATAACAGCTTCTGACCAAAATCTATCAAACCATTCAGGAAGACCCATAGTCTCAAATAAAGATAAAAATGCAGGAGATAAAAAATCATTTAAAAATCCATCTATCCAATCAATATAAGGAGAAGAAAAATCAACTGCTATTTTAAATATAGAATACATTATCCAAACAAAAATAATAATACCTAATACTGGATGAAGTAGAAAAGCATCTAAATGATCTGTTATATCCTTATCTTTTTCTTTTACTTTTTTTATAACTTCTCTTGCTATACCATGTGCATATCCAAATCTTTCATTTTTTATAATATCCTCAATACTTTCACCAAAATATTTTTCTAAATCTTTTCTAATTTTTAATAAAACTTCTTCAGGTATGTTATCTTCTTTTTCTTTTCCAGCTAATATATCAAGTATTAAATGTTTATTTGTATTTTCTTTTAGATATTTTTTTATTTCATTTATAGCTTCTTCTAATTTTGGATTATATTTTAATTCCATAGGTTTTTTATTTTTTTCATAAACTTCTATTATTGCAGGTAAAATATTTTCTATTCCTTCTTCTTTTCTGCCTACTGTTTTTACTGTCTCTACATTTAAAATCTCCCTTAATTTTTTATCATCTATTTCTATACCTTTTTTAGTAGCTTCATCAATCATATTTAAAACAAAGACTGTAGGTTTTTGAAATTCTAAAAGCTCTACACCAAGAAGCATATTTTTTTCAAAATTTTGAGCATCTATTACATCTACTATTACATCTACATTTCCATTTTGTATAAAATTTACAGCTACTTCTTCTGCTTCAGAAATTGGCTCAAGGGTGTAAATACCTGGAAGATCAACTAAATGTATTTCATAATCTTTATATGAAATAACTGCCTCTTTTTTCTCAACAGTTGCTCCTGCCCAGTTTCCAACTTTTAGATTAGTCCCAGCAATTGCATTTAAAACAGTTGTTTTACCAACATTAGGATTTCCTATTAAAGCTACAGTTATTTTTTTCATTCTACCTCTATCTCCTTTGCCAAGTCTTTATCTATAACAACTTTTCTACCTTCTAAATTTATAACTAAATTTCTTCCTAATCTTCTTTCAATTATTATTTCTTCACCTTTTTTTATACCCATAGCTTCTGCTTTTTTTAGAAAAATATTATTTTTTGTATTAATTTTTCGTACAGTAGCTTTATCATTTTCTTTTAAATCTATTAGTTTCATTCCCTTTACCTCTGAAATTGAGATTTAATCTCATATGTATAAATAAATTATATCCTATAAATCTATATAATTGATGATTTTAATTAGGAATTTTTTATATTAAAACCTCAATAATTTTATTTATTACCATTAATCCTTTTCTTGTAAGAGAAAATTTATTTTCTTTTATGTATCCAAAGTCTTCTTTTATAAGTTCTTTTAAAACTTCCTTATTTTTTATAAGGCTTAAATCTATTCCTTCTTTTAATCTTAATCCAAGCATTATTTTTTCTAATCTTTTATCTTCTTCAGTTAAAATTTCTTCAAATTCTATAGGTTTTTCCCCTTTTTCTAATTTTCTCATATACTCATAAATATTTTTAGTATTACCAAATCTTTTATTTCCTATGTAAGACCAAGCAGAAACACCAATACCTAAAAAATACTTATCTGTCCAGTAAGCTAAATTATGTTTACATTCATATTCTTTTTTAGCCCAATTAGAAAGCTCATATCTATAAAACTTTTTATTTTCTAAAAATTCATCAATGATATAAAACATTTCAGTTGTTATTTTTTCATCAGGTAGATTATATTGGTTATTCTGTACTAATTTACCTAAGGGAGTACCTTCATAAGCAGTAAGCATATAAGCCGAAATATGTTTAATTGGTAATGATGTATAAATTTCTAAATCATATTCTAAATCCTTTAATGTTTGCCCTTGAATTCCATATATCAAGTCAAGATTTATATTTTCTATTCCTGCTTTTAAAGCATCTTCTACCATTTGTAATGTACTTTCTGGATTATGATCTCTTCCAAGACTTTTTAAAAGTTTTCTATTAAAAGTTTGGTTTCCTACGCTTAATCTGTTTACTCCATATTCTTTTATTTCTCTTAACTCTTTATATCTATATGTATTAGGATTTGCTTCTATAGTTATTTCTACATTTTTAAAAGTTTTAAAATTTTCTTCTATAAAAACTATAAATTCTCCTATTAAGTGAGGAGGTAATAAAGAAGGAGTCCCACCACCAAAATAGATAGTTTCTATCTCAAAGTCCAAATTTTTATAAAGCTCAAGCTCTTTCTTTAGAGCATTTGTATATTTTGAATATATATTTTCATTTAGTAAAACTATAGAAGTAAAATCACAATAAGGACATTTTATAGAGCAAAAAGGAATATGTATATATAGACTAGTGATTTTAATCATACAGCTATTCTCCTTTTTATATAATATTAAAATCAAACATTGTTTTATTGCAAAGTTTATAATAATAGAATATACTATATTGGCTTTAAAATTTTTAAAATTAATTACTGTAGGAGGTAGATTCAATGAAATTAAAAGTTATGGTAGATCAGGATCTTTGCACAGCTTGCGCTCTTTGCTATGATGATGTTCCTGAAGTATATGAAGATGCTGGTGATGGAATAGCAAAAGTTAAAGACGAAGTTGGCGGAGATGGTGCTATATTAGATTGTGAAGAAGTTGGACAAGATCTTTGTGATAGAGTATTAGAAGTTACTGAAGAATGTCCATCTGGTTCTTTAATTACTGAAGTGGTAGAAGAATAATATTTTTCATATAAAAGGGGCTTTAAGCCCCTTTTCATTTATTTCACTAATTCTTGTGGTATATAAACTTTAATAACTCCTCTAAAATCTTCTAATTTATAATTTATAGCTTTATCTTCTGGATAATATTTTTTTATTTTTTCATAAAGCTTTTTATCCATATTCTTTGGATTTCCATGGCAGGTTAAGCATATAGCTTTAATTTTTAAAGGTTTATAAAAGTTATAGCCATCTTTTACTTTTTGAATATAGTACTTAGGATTTTTACCTTCTTTAAAAGATTTTTCAAAATATTCTAATGCTTCTAACTCTTCTTTATTTGGCTTATTTAAAGGATTCCTATACCTAATAGAAGTTCTTTTTATCTTTATTCCATGATCTATCTCTTTTTCTATTTGCTTAGTTATCTTTAAAGCTTTTTTGTGGCAAACATCTATAGCTTCATATGGACTTTCCGACATTGCTTTTATAAGATGAAACTTTAAAGCTTTCATTAGCTTTAAGGAAGTTTCTTGACCAATTTTAACTATCTTATTGTTTTCTGTTGCAAACACTAAACTTGAAGATAATAAAATTGTTGCTAAAATTTTTTTCATTAGGTAATTACCTCTTAGTTTTTTATATATAAATAAAAATTTAGCGAAAAGAAGATTTTTTAGCAAGTTATAAAAAGATTTGATAATAAATTTAGAAGTTAGATTTAAATTTAATGATAAATATCATTATTGACTTTAATTATAAAAGGTTATATTTTAAAGAGTAAAAGAATATGATTTTCCTGCTGGGGGTAGCTCCTACGTAGGAGCTTGAGAGTATACCCTTAGAACCTGATGCGGTTAATACCGCCGTAGGGAAAGCAGGTTTTGAGACATCAAAGCCATCTTTCTAATCAGGTAGGTATACTCTTACCTTTTTAGAAAGGTGGCTTTTTTATTTTATAAGTAAATTTTATTGGAGGTATATAGATATGAGCAAATATGCAGTACCAAGAAGTACAACTTATGGTAAAACACAGATGGATTATGCAAGAGAAGGAGTAATTACTCCTGAAATGGAATATGTGGCAAAAAGAGAACAACTTCCTGTAGAGCTTATAAGAGATGAAGTTGCAAGAGGAAGAATGATTATCCCTGCAAATATAAATCATTATAGACTTGAGCCTATGGCAATTGGTATTGCAGCTAAATGTAAGGTAAATGCTAATATTGGTAATTCTGCAGTTGTTTCTGATGTAGAAGGGGAACTTGAGAAATTAAGAGTTGCTTTAAAGTATGGTGCTGATACTGTTATGGATTTATCAACAGGTGGAAATATTGATGAAATTAGAGAAGCTATTATTGCTAATTCTCCAGTACCTATAGGGACAGTACCTATATATCAAGCCCTTCAAGAAGTTAGAACGATAGAAAATCTTACAGAGCAAGATATTTTAGATATGATAGAGCACCAGGCTCAACAAGGTGTTGATTATATGACTATTCATGCTGGTGTTTTAAGAGAGTTTTTACCAATGGTTAATCATAGATTAATGGGTATTGTTTCTAGAGGTGGCTCTATAATGGCAGAATGGATGACTGTACATGGAAAGCAAAATCCTCTTTATACTAATTTTGATAAAATTTGTGAAATTTTCAAAAAATATGATGTTTCATTCTCTCTTGGTGATGGTTTAAGACCTGGATGTATAAATGATGCATCTGATGAAGCTCAATTTGCAGAGCTTAAAGTATTAGGAGAATTAACCAAAAAAGCTTGGGAACATGGTGTTCAAGTAATGATAGAAGGTCCTGGTCATGTACCTATGGATCAGATAGAAATGAATATAAGGAAAGAACAAGAGCTTTGTCATGAAGCACCATTTTATGTGCTTGGCCCATTAGTTACAGATATAGCTCCTGGATATGATCATATAGCTTCTGCTATTGGTGCTGCAATGGCAGGATGGTATGGAGCATCTATGCTTTGTTATGTAACTCCTAAAGAACATCTTGGTCTTCCAAATGCTGAAGATGTAAAACAAGGTCTTATAGCTTATAAAATAGCTGCTCATGCTGCAGATCTTGCAAGACATAGGGTTGGTGCAAAAGAATGGGATGATGCTATGTCTAAAGCAAGATATGAGTTTGATTGGGAAAAACAGTTTGAACTTGCTATAGACCCAGAGACTGCAAGAAAATATCATGACGAAACTCTTCCACAAGAAGGATATAAATCTGCTAAATTCTGCTCAATGTGTGGTCCTTCTTTCTGTGCTTACAGAATATCTCAAGGTGTTCAAGAAAAAGTAAGTGAAAATCCAGAAATTTTTAATATAGAAACAAAAGAAGAAAAATAAATTTTAAGGGGCTCAAAGCCCCTTTTTTTATTCAAATATAAATTGGTTTGGTTCTAAAATTGTAGCTAATTCTTGTTTAAATTCGTCAGATATATCTACATGATAATTTGAATGGGCTGCTATCTCACACCAGAAATTCCCTTTGTCATATATCTCAATAACAACTTCTTTATCTCCTTTGTATTTTTTACATAAATCTCTTACTTTTTCTACTGTTCCGTTTAATATATCTTCTTTAGAAAAAATAAATCTTACATATTTAACATCTTTATTAATACTATCTATTGGTATTATATTGTTTGCATTTATTGAAACTGTTTCTTGCTCATCATTTATATCTACTGTACCTTCTACAATAACTAAATTATCTTCTTCTAAAATTGAGCCATCTTCTAAACTTTCCGGAAAGG
Proteins encoded in this window:
- a CDS encoding EAL domain-containing protein, translated to MKKIFLILEVILLFSLLVLLFLSFNTVNELEISYSKETISILREYIYFAGGILALVIFGNIYIFYTAIKSNSKKEFLEKNTGFLTKNNLNKDLKNLKNIKAILILEIENLLEIENTYGTEVVETILFQLNVKLKKILPSDSRLIRYSWSEVLILIPEVEDIFISDILENLEKVIKVARFSYKNITLKLNIFIGVNKDVQKTKNLDEAIKDAFFALEDAKKNNKIISIYGKDKANLLPKLIEIKESIDKDRINLLFQPIVDVKNKKIFKYEVLSRILNSKGEVIRPDIFLEIIKGTTINTEFNLKILEKSIQLLKKYEKLELSVNVSPSDILHGYVVKYIRNINDSSVLNRLTLEVLESEEIYDYQLFKENLDYIKYAGCKIAIDDFGSGYSNLMHILEINPDYIKIDGSIIKNILKDRKAYILVKTIKDFAEDTDIKVVAEYVSNKEIFEVLNKLNIQYMQGYFFGKPENIPKNPFIKKQTYKDKKPPATPQDWIELIKWRGEDD
- a CDS encoding Tll0287-like domain-containing protein, giving the protein MKKILATILLSSSLVFATENNKIVKIGQETSLKLMKALKFHLIKAMSESPYEAIDVCHKKALKITKQIEKEIDHGIKIKRTSIRYRNPLNKPNKEELEALEYFEKSFKEGKNPKYYIQKVKDGYNFYKPLKIKAICLTCHGNPKNMDKKLYEKIKKYYPEDKAINYKLEDFRGVIKVYIPQELVK
- the argJ gene encoding bifunctional glutamate N-acetyltransferase/amino-acid acetyltransferase ArgJ; this translates as MNIKMGIAKAGIKPSGDYDILVLKFKPSVYSVVLTQNSLAAAPVIYDRMIASMTDKISSIVINSGNANAATGEKGLENTEKMANIVAENFDIDSEQVMVFSTGIIGVQLPMEKVEKGINEACNNMQDLDLKKASTAIMTTDSFPKYYETTGEIDGKQFVIRGIAKGAGMIHPNMATMLAYIFTDVKIDKWLLDKTTKLVAERSFNSIDVDGCESTNDSFLVVATGESDVEINDTNRTYFAKKLLEVATELAKMIVKDGEGATKLIQINIHQARDNKEAKKIAEAIALSNLFKTAMFGNDPNWGRILSAVGQLHLDIDFNKVDLYLGEFLLYSGKPNQFDREKAVEYLKINKEITIDLYFGRGDGNWTYYTCDLSYKYVEINAEYTT
- the feoB gene encoding ferrous iron transport protein B, producing the protein MKKITVALIGNPNVGKTTVLNAIAGTNLKVGNWAGATVEKKEAVISYKDYEIHLVDLPGIYTLEPISEAEEVAVNFIQNGNVDVIVDVIDAQNFEKNMLLGVELLEFQKPTVFVLNMIDEATKKGIEIDDKKLREILNVETVKTVGRKEEGIENILPAIIEVYEKNKKPMELKYNPKLEEAINEIKKYLKENTNKHLILDILAGKEKEDNIPEEVLLKIRKDLEKYFGESIEDIIKNERFGYAHGIAREVIKKVKEKDKDITDHLDAFLLHPVLGIIIFVWIMYSIFKIAVDFSSPYIDWIDGFLNDFLSPAFLSLFETMGLPEWFDRFWSEAVIGGVGFVLTFVPLIATLFFLITFLEMSGYLPRIAVLMDRFMSKIGLHGNMVIPLMLGFGCNVPAIMSAKMIENPRDKFIVIMMIPFMSCPARLVVFAFFTVIFFDNPATVILGFYLTGIIVAIFTALILKFIKFKGEVIHFAMELPPYRLPPLKSLFIVSWIHTKGFIYKAGTVIFAISIVVWLLINLPLNAKNISESYAAKIGKFITPIFEPIGINDWRATTSLIPAFLARETAISSMGTMFSASEEKEENKSFNFKEEAINQIKNLGNAVYQSIIEVIKPGISAFDVENQGNKSLREKIKESFTPLSALSFMILILLYNSCLATFAVMAQELNKKYATLFLVYSFAIAWMIAFIVYHVGSLFF
- a CDS encoding peptidylprolyl isomerase, coding for MTKNPVVEVKTDLGSFYIELFPDKAPITVENFLKYIDAGFYDGLIFHRIIPGFVVQGGGFDENMNYKKPLYPPIKNEAKNGLRNSYGTVAMARTTEIDSATSQFFINLAENYQLDHQGETPDTYGYAVFGKVIEGMKVVEWIARIPTTSKMGFENVPIHPVKIHYIKRVENR
- the hemW gene encoding radical SAM family heme chaperone HemW, translating into MIKITSLYIHIPFCSIKCPYCDFTSIVLLNENIYSKYTNALKKELELYKNLDFEIETIYFGGGTPSLLPPHLIGEFIVFIEENFKTFKNVEITIEANPNTYRYKELREIKEYGVNRLSVGNQTFNRKLLKSLGRDHNPESTLQMVEDALKAGIENINLDLIYGIQGQTLKDLEYDLEIYTSLPIKHISAYMLTAYEGTPLGKLVQNNQYNLPDEKITTEMFYIIDEFLENKKFYRYELSNWAKKEYECKHNLAYWTDKYFLGIGVSAWSYIGNKRFGNTKNIYEYMRKLEKGEKPIEFEEILTEEDKRLEKIMLGLRLKEGIDLSLIKNKEVLKELIKEDFGYIKENKFSLTRKGLMVINKIIEVLI
- a CDS encoding FeoA family protein; the encoded protein is MKLIDLKENDKATVRKINTKNNIFLKKAEAMGIKKGEEIIIERRLGRNLVINLEGRKVVIDKDLAKEIEVE
- the thiC gene encoding phosphomethylpyrimidine synthase ThiC, whose amino-acid sequence is MSKYAVPRSTTYGKTQMDYAREGVITPEMEYVAKREQLPVELIRDEVARGRMIIPANINHYRLEPMAIGIAAKCKVNANIGNSAVVSDVEGELEKLRVALKYGADTVMDLSTGGNIDEIREAIIANSPVPIGTVPIYQALQEVRTIENLTEQDILDMIEHQAQQGVDYMTIHAGVLREFLPMVNHRLMGIVSRGGSIMAEWMTVHGKQNPLYTNFDKICEIFKKYDVSFSLGDGLRPGCINDASDEAQFAELKVLGELTKKAWEHGVQVMIEGPGHVPMDQIEMNIRKEQELCHEAPFYVLGPLVTDIAPGYDHIASAIGAAMAGWYGASMLCYVTPKEHLGLPNAEDVKQGLIAYKIAAHAADLARHRVGAKEWDDAMSKARYEFDWEKQFELAIDPETARKYHDETLPQEGYKSAKFCSMCGPSFCAYRISQGVQEKVSENPEIFNIETKEEK
- a CDS encoding ferredoxin: MKLKVMVDQDLCTACALCYDDVPEVYEDAGDGIAKVKDEVGGDGAILDCEEVGQDLCDRVLEVTEECPSGSLITEVVEE